The Rubidibacter lacunae KORDI 51-2 DNA segment ACAGCCTGCATATACGTCACGTTCGCGACAAACGTGACATGAACGAGATAAAGCTTATAATCAGGACAGGTTTCTTAAGTATCCCCTAACAGATCTTAATCGAAAGCTACGGCCCCTTATATCGCCTGCCTTTAAAACGATGCCGCGAATCCTGGTCATTGACGACGACCCCGCAATTTCCGAGTTAGTCGCCATCAACCTCGAGATGGCAGGCTACGACGTGAGCTCGGCAGCTGACGGAGTCAAGGGTCAAGCCCTCGCGATTCAAGTGCAGCCCGATTTAATCATGCTCGACCTAATGCTGCCTCGCGTGGACGGATTTACCGTTTGCCAACGCCTGCGGCGCGACGATCGAACTGCAGACATCCCGATTTTGATGCTGACAGCACTCGGCCAAACACAAGACAAAGTCGAAGGGTTTAATGCCGGCGCTGACGACTATCTCACCAAACCGTTCGAGGTCGAAGAAATGTTGGCGAGGGTGCGAGCACTACTGCGACGGACCGATCGCATCCCTCAAGCCGCCAAGCATTCGGAAATTCTCAACTACGGTCCCCTGACGCTTGTCCCCGAGCGTTTTGAGGCCATTTGGTTTACCAAGACCGTCAAGCTGACTCATCTCGAGTTCGAACTCCTGCATTGCCTGCTGCAGCGTCACGGTCAAACCGTGCCTCCTAGCGAAATCCTCAAGGAAGTCTGGGGCTACGATCCGGATGACGACATCGAAACGATTCGCGTTCATATCCGCCATCTCCGTACGAAGCTAGAGCCGGAGCCACGCCACCCCATCTTCATTAAGACCGTTTACGGTGCTGGTTACTGCCTAGAACTCCCGGTCGAAGAAAACCCGAGCTCCAGTCAAACAAGCTCGGCCGCTGTCTGATAGCCAATAGATCGCAGAACTCGATCCCAAGCGACCTGGACGCTAATGCTTCAGCGCGCTTAAGTTCTCATAGTGACGTTTGGATAGCAGTTAGAGGGCGTTTTCGAGGACTATCGTCGTGCAGATCGAGCGCTTGCCCGTCCGAACTGATAATTACATCTTCGTGCTATGCGACGCGGCAAGCGGTAGCGCTGCTGTCGTGGATCCGGCTGAGGCACAATCGGTCTTACGGTGCTTGCAAGCGCGCGAACTAAAACTCGTTGCCATTTTTATTACCCATCACCATCACGACCACATTGGCGGCAACCTCGAATTATTGGCATCCTTCCCACACGCAACGGTTTATGCCGGAGCCGAGGATCGCGATCGCGTGCCAGGACAGTCGGTCTTTTTGCACGGAGGCGATCGCGTAGAGTTTGCTGGACGGGCTGGCGAGGTGCTTTTCGTTCCAGGTCACACCCGCGCTCACATTGCCTACTACTTTCCGCCGTCCACCCCGTCTGAGCCGGGCGAACTATTTGTCGGTGATACAATTTTTGCCGGTGGGTGCGGTCGCTTGTCCGAGGGCACACCCGCCCAGATGCTGGCATCCCTGCAGCAGTTGCGATCGCTGCCGGATGCTACGCGCGTGTGGTGCGCTCACGAGTACACGCTCAAGAACCTTTGCTTCGCGCTAACCGTCGATGGCGAGAACCCAATCTTGCAGCAGCGGTTTGCCGACGTGCAGCGAGCGCGAACTCGAGGTGAAGCAACCGTGCCTTCGGTACTAGGCATCGAGCGGCGTACAAATCCATTTCTGCGTTGGGACGAGCCGGCCTTGCAAGCAGCAATGCAAACCAAGGACCCCATTCGTGTTTTCGCTCGCCTGCGCGGTCGCCGCGATCTTTTTTAGACATCCGGGCGCTTGAGCTTTACCTGAGAACGTCGCGCCTATCGCAACATTCCGCAGTCGGACTCAAGTATTTCCTGCAATTACTGAAGTACTACCTTTAACTGAAGTACTACCTTTATTATTTGCGCCGGCTAAGCGAGGAAAGCGAAGTTGTCAACCCTGAAGGGGGTAAGGCTTGAATCGCTACTTGGGGTTTGCTGAAAAAATCCACAAATCAAATTTAGGGGGTAGAGAGCTTATGGAATCAGCTTTTTACCAACTAGCTCCAGCTTTTTTCCTCGGATTCTGAGCCTAACTGTAAGGGTTTTGATGCTCTGGTGCCTATAACCGTGCACTTTTCTGGCATAGAAAACACTTAGAGCCTTTCATTGTCATAATCCAGCCTTTTTCAGCAAACCCTACTTGACTGTCCAGGTTATCCAAGCGAGCAAGAACGATCGATGTTGCATCGGCATCACTGAGTTCCCCGAAGTGCGACAAGCGGTTGACTTTCAGACCGCAGTTGAAGTACTTGAAGACAACTGCACCCGCTTCGTTAATAGCACAGGAAATCAAGTCCGTAGCAGAGCGGGCAGTAAGATTCGTGGACGCATCGCCATCGGCGTCGTTGTCTTGCAATACGAACTCGATGCTCCCTTTGTCGTGGATCGCATTGCCAGGGCATTGACAAAGCGATAATGGCCCGTAATGACAATGTTGGCAGCGCGCCAACCAAGGCGGTCTTTAGCGATCGTAAAGTCCTGAATGGAGTTACGACTGTCGTTAATGATCTACAACTAGAAGGAGTTGCCCCCCAGTCTGCCAACGTGAATGTCGCAGTCATGGCCCTGAAGCGCGCGCGATCGACATTATCGCCACAAATCAGAACTTACCAGGTTGTTGCCCCCTAAACCGTTTAGGACGCTACACAAAACTTCTGCGAAGAGTGAATCGCCCGCAATTTTGCTGCTATGTACATACTAGATTTTGACAAGGTCTTGGTAGCGCGGGTAAGTCCGCCGTTCCCACTTCAAGGCCAGCAGCTAACAATGCCATCGGGCATTCCCATAAAGCATTCCCTCCCAAAAGCTGCCCAAGCCATTGCCTCTCATTACTTAGGTAAGCTATTCGACCTTCTCTGCCCGCCCTAATTCAAACTCACATATTTTAAATCGATTGCGCCGAGAGCAATTCCGAGCTGCTTTCATATACCATTCGCCACGTCATTTCATGACCTGCCCACAAGGGCACGAGCCCAAATTCAGTAAATGGTAATTCATCGGGTACACGCCAGGTTGACTTGGTCATAGTTATCCTTTCGGTATTGCGCGGCAGCCGATAAAAATCCGGACCATGGAAACTGGCGAAGGCTTCAAGTTTATCAAGTGCATCGGTGCTTTCAAAAGCTTCTGCATACAACTCCATAGCATGCAGAGCTGAATAGCAACCTGCACAACCGCAGGAACTTTCTTTGCTGTCACGGGCATGTGGAGCACTATCGGTACCAAGGAAAAACTTAGGGTCGCCAGATGTTGCTGCCTGCAAAATTGCTTGACGATGACGCTCGCGTTTCAAAACTGGCAGGCAGTAATAGTGAGGGCACATGCCATTCATGAATAGCATGTTGCGATTGAACAAAAGATGTTGTGGGGTAATAGTAGCGGCAATATTGTTAGCAGACAGGATAAACTCCACAGCATCGGCAGTAGTAATGTGTTCGAGCACCACGCGAAGCTTAGGAAAGCGTAGCTTGAGAGGGATCAAATATTTCTCGATAAATACTTTCTCGCGATCGAACACATCTACATCTCTATCAGTCACTTCCCCATGTAGCAACAAGGGCATATCTACCTGCTGCATCACCTCAAAGACGCGATCGCACTTACGAATATCCGTCACGCCGAATTCTGAATTCGTCGTTGCCCCGGCTGGGTAGTACTTTACTGCTTTGATAAACTGAGACGCTTTAGCAGCAACAATATCTTCAGGGCTGGTATTATCGGTTAGATAAAGTGTCATCAGTGGCTCGAATTGTTTGCCCGCCGGAATTGCTGCAATGATGCGATTTCGATAAGCTGAAGCATCAGCTAACGAGCGGACCGGAGGCTTTAAATTGGGCATAATGATGGCACGGGAAAACTGGCGTACCGTATGAGGCAGAACCGCTTTCAAAGCTGCACCATCCCTCAGATGCAGATGCCAGTCATCGGGGCGAGTCATGGTAATATTTTGCATCGTCCAATTTT contains these protein-coding regions:
- a CDS encoding response regulator transcription factor, yielding MPRILVIDDDPAISELVAINLEMAGYDVSSAADGVKGQALAIQVQPDLIMLDLMLPRVDGFTVCQRLRRDDRTADIPILMLTALGQTQDKVEGFNAGADDYLTKPFEVEEMLARVRALLRRTDRIPQAAKHSEILNYGPLTLVPERFEAIWFTKTVKLTHLEFELLHCLLQRHGQTVPPSEILKEVWGYDPDDDIETIRVHIRHLRTKLEPEPRHPIFIKTVYGAGYCLELPVEENPSSSQTSSAAV
- the gloB gene encoding hydroxyacylglutathione hydrolase, which encodes MQIERLPVRTDNYIFVLCDAASGSAAVVDPAEAQSVLRCLQARELKLVAIFITHHHHDHIGGNLELLASFPHATVYAGAEDRDRVPGQSVFLHGGDRVEFAGRAGEVLFVPGHTRAHIAYYFPPSTPSEPGELFVGDTIFAGGCGRLSEGTPAQMLASLQQLRSLPDATRVWCAHEYTLKNLCFALTVDGENPILQQRFADVQRARTRGEATVPSVLGIERRTNPFLRWDEPALQAAMQTKDPIRVFARLRGRRDLF
- the pyrC gene encoding dihydroorotase, coding for MQNITMTRPDDWHLHLRDGAALKAVLPHTVRQFSRAIIMPNLKPPVRSLADASAYRNRIIAAIPAGKQFEPLMTLYLTDNTSPEDIVAAKASQFIKAVKYYPAGATTNSEFGVTDIRKCDRVFEVMQQVDMPLLLHGEVTDRDVDVFDREKVFIEKYLIPLKLRFPKLRVVLEHITTADAVEFILSANNIAATITPQHLLFNRNMLFMNGMCPHYYCLPVLKRERHRQAILQAATSGDPKFFLGTDSAPHARDSKESSCGCAGCYSALHAMELYAEAFESTDALDKLEAFASFHGPDFYRLPRNTERITMTKSTWRVPDELPFTEFGLVPLWAGHEMTWRMVYESSSELLSAQSI